The following proteins are encoded in a genomic region of Pseudorca crassidens isolate mPseCra1 chromosome 1, mPseCra1.hap1, whole genome shotgun sequence:
- the ZNF839 gene encoding zinc finger protein 839 isoform X2, with protein sequence MADAEPEAEDGSEDGGGGGGRRAPAGQRGSAARVAPLGPEQLRRVLEQVTKAQPPAKPPPPPFVLQDAARRLRDAAQQAALQRGPGAEPPRPRRLLPPQQLEAICVKVTSGGTKGQEKPMPALATIQPKTARPSQPLGRHCSALGLSVTSSQLLGAQPLLSTGPQPRFLSHSPQPPVQVFVQRPLLALRPDPAKRVLASEALSGQGTTLSPLSASDPPAGTSVSSSPANLFISNSQTKCTKKLKKSLKVKTRSGRISRPPKYKAKDYKFIKTEDLAGGHPSDSDDYSELSVEEDEDHSGRQALFDLSSCSLRPKTFKCQTCEKSYIGKGGLARHFKLNPGHGHLEPETLLSKKANGSMILGPTEGRTTSLASRELSTPALLSEEGARSARGGLQNGQSVDVEEALVSEPKNGSFSALLGSERHPGPRRSGYSVALPEPSAAVLEQSGAVGPQVGVGAACAQGPARSRARLLEFLHQCDREDLVELALPLLAQVVTVSEFLLMKVAESLGITEEFLRKKEVHTDCTPPKRSSREDHPEDLEGAGPQKRENETAEDRLASVKRTRRETVPQDTTEYSADGGGLQRLASCAPAASAGFAPGVNGGASHLPEESPTMPVSELDSSTAQAGQQLKAFADSAAGSGSADPALLFREARGLGVYTQLGEPGSLAQDQVAASSGEKAQEHSSEQDAGDGQGSRALCSTSMALLPGRPGNAEGGSLREVRGSHLSSPRSGPGEVLLLEAAAPPQEKAWSVDVVPAGYAYGTTSEPGPQPSQGGLLGPEGGLTGHAGDLDPSPCGTETHADRRELEGITAVREAMVFENASGGPTLPSQRQEQIFIQTSDGRILSHPGSIVSGEGDIVIVTDTEGPALQPGPPEGVPLETMETEPSHEMEAEPQS encoded by the exons ATGGCGGACGCGGAGCCTGAGGCTGAGGACGGCAGTGAggatggcggcggcggcggcggccgccggGCTCCCGCAGGCCAGAGAGGCAGCGCCGCGCGCGTGGCCCCGCTGGGCCCCGAGCAGCTGCGGCGGGTCCTGGAGCAGGTGACGAAGGCGCAGCCACCCGCgaagccgccgccgccgcccttcGTGCTGCAGGACGCGGCGCGGCGGCTGCGGGACGCGGCCCAGCAGGCCGCCCTGCAGCGGGGCCCCGGGGCCGAGCCCCCGCGCCCGCGGCGCCTGCTACCGCCGCAG cAATTGGAAGCCATCTGTGTCAAGGTTACATCTGGAGGGACGAAAGGTCAGGAAAAGCCGATGCCTGCACTGGCCACCATCCAGCCCAAGACAGCCAGGCCGAGCCAGCCGCTCGGGAGACACTGCAGCGCGCTGGGGCTCAGCGTCACCAGCTCGCAGCTGCTCGGGGCGCAGCCCCTCCTGAGCACCGGGCCACAGCCGCGTTTCCTGAGTCACTCACCTCAGCCTCCTGTTCAGGTGTTCGTCCAGAGGCCACTGCTCGCCCTCCGACCAGACCCTGCGAAGAGAGTCTTGGCCTCTGAGGCCCTGAGTGGACAAGGCACCACGTTGTCCCCTCTGTCAGCCTCTGACCCACCAGCAGGAACATCTGTTTCATCCAGTCcagcaaatttatttatttccaactCGCAAACAAAATGCACCAAGAaactaaaaaaatctttaaaagtgaAAACACGTTCTGGACGGATATCTCGACCTCCCAAGTATAAAGCTAAAGattataaattcataaaaacagaGGATTTGGCCGGTGGGCACCCCTCAGACTCTGACGACTATTCAGAACTGAGCGTGGAGGAAGATGAAGACCACAGCGGAAGGCAGGCGCTCTTTGATTTATCGAGCTGCTCTCTGAGGCCCAAAACTTTTAAGTGTCAGACCTGTGAAAAGTCATATATAGGAAAGGGGGGGCTCGCCCGGCACTTTAAGCTGAATCCAGGCCATGGCCACCTGGAGCCTGAGACGTTGCTGTCTAAGAAAGCCAATGGGAGCATGATCCTGGGCCCCACGGAGGGCAGGACCACCAGCCTGGCATCCCGGGAGCTGTCCACGCCAGCGCTTCTAAGTGAGGAAGGGGCCCGCTCAGCACGGGGTGGCCTGCAG AATGGTCAGTCTGTAGACGTTGAAGAGGCGCTGGTGTCTGAACCAAAAAATGGAAGTTTTTCAGCCCTTTTGGGATCAGAGAGACACCCCGGACCTAGAAGAAGCGGCTACTCCGTGGCCCTCCCAGAGCCCAGCGCAGCCGTCCTGGAGCAGAGTGGAGCGGTTGGCCCGCAGGTGGGCGTTGGGGCAGCGTGTGCACAGGGCCCGGCAAGGAGCAGAGCCAGGCTCCTGGAG TTTCTCCACCAGTGTGACCGGGAGGATCTAGTGGAGTTGGCTCTGCCTCTGCTGGCTCAGGTCGTGACCGTGTCTGAATTTCTTCTGATGAAG GTTGCCGAGTCCTTAGGAATCACAGAAGAattcctgaggaaaaaagaagTACACACGGACTGCACTCCTCCCAAGCGCAGCAGCCGAGAGGACCACCCGGAGGACCTGGAGGGCGCTGGCCCGCAGAAGAGGGAGAATGAG ACCGCAGAGGACAGGCTGGCTTCGGTGAAAAGGACCAGAAGAGAAACTGTGCCCCAGGACACCACAGAGTATTCTGCCGACGGTGGAGGCCTGCAGAGGCTGGCCTCGTGTGCCCCAGCTGCCAGTGCGG GTTTTGCCCCTGGAGTGAATGGGGGAGCGTCTCACCTACCTGAAGAAAGTCCCACGATGCCGGTTTCTGAGCTCgacagcagcacagcacaggcaGGCCAGCAGCTGAAAGCATTTGCTGACTCAGCCGCTGGGAGTGGGTCTGCAGACCCTGCTCTCTTGTTTCGAGAAGCCCGTGGGCTGGGGGTTTATACTCAGTTAGGAGAACCAGGGTCTCTGGCCCAAGACCAGGTGGCAGCGTCCTCTGGGGAGAAGGCCCAGGAACACTCGTCAGAACAGGATGCTGGGGACGGCCAGGGAAGCCGGGCTCTCTGCAGCACCTCGATGGCCCTGCTGCCTGGCCGGCCTGGAAATGCAGAGGGGGGAAGCCTCCGCGAGGTGCGCGGCTCCCACCTGAGCAGCCCGCGGTCCGGCCCCGGCGAGGTCCTGCTTCTGGAGGCCGCGGCCCCGCCGCAGGAGAAAGCATGGTCCGTGGACGTCGTGCCAGCTGGCTATGCCTACGGCACCACGTCTGAGCCGGGGCCTCAACCCAGCCAGGGCGGATTGCTGGGTCCTGAAGGGGGCCTCACAGGCCACGCGGGGGACTTGGACCCATCGCCCTGCGGGACCGAGACACATGCTGACCGGAGGGAGCTGGAGGGCATCACTGCCGTCAGGGAAGCCATGGTTTTCGAAAATGCCAGTGGGGGTCCCACGTTGCCATCCCAGCGACAGGAGCAGATATTTATCCAGACTTCTGATGGGCGTATCTTGTCCCATCCAGGCTCCATAGTGTCTGGGGAGGGGGACATTGTCATAGTGACCGACACAGAGGGGCCTGCCCTGCAGCCGGGGCCCCCGGAAGGAGTTCCTCTGGAAACCATGGAGACGGAGCCCTCTCATGAAATGGAGGCAGAACCGCAGTCCTAG
- the ZNF839 gene encoding zinc finger protein 839 isoform X1, with protein sequence MADAEPEAEDGSEDGGGGGGRRAPAGQRGSAARVAPLGPEQLRRVLEQVTKAQPPAKPPPPPFVLQDAARRLRDAAQQAALQRGPGAEPPRPRRLLPPQQLEAICVKVTSGGTKGQEKPMPALATIQPKTARPSQPLGRHCSALGLSVTSSQLLGAQPLLSTGPQPRFLSHSPQPPVQVFVQRPLLALRPDPAKRVLASEALSGQGTTLSPLSASDPPAGTSVSSSPANLFISNSQTKCTKKLKKSLKVKTRSGRISRPPKYKAKDYKFIKTEDLAGGHPSDSDDYSELSVEEDEDHSGRQALFDLSSCSLRPKTFKCQTCEKSYIGKGGLARHFKLNPGHGHLEPETLLSKKANGSMILGPTEGRTTSLASRELSTPALLSEEGARSARGGLQNGQSVDVEEALVSEPKNGSFSALLGSERHPGPRRSGYSVALPEPSAAVLEQSGAVGPQFLHQCDREDLVELALPLLAQVVTVSEFLLMKVEKGHLAKPFFPAVYKEFEELHKMVKKMCQDYLHSSGPCSLEINNSKVAESLGITEEFLRKKEVHTDCTPPKRSSREDHPEDLEGAGPQKRENETAEDRLASVKRTRRETVPQDTTEYSADGGGLQRLASCAPAASAGFAPGVNGGASHLPEESPTMPVSELDSSTAQAGQQLKAFADSAAGSGSADPALLFREARGLGVYTQLGEPGSLAQDQVAASSGEKAQEHSSEQDAGDGQGSRALCSTSMALLPGRPGNAEGGSLREVRGSHLSSPRSGPGEVLLLEAAAPPQEKAWSVDVVPAGYAYGTTSEPGPQPSQGGLLGPEGGLTGHAGDLDPSPCGTETHADRRELEGITAVREAMVFENASGGPTLPSQRQEQIFIQTSDGRILSHPGSIVSGEGDIVIVTDTEGPALQPGPPEGVPLETMETEPSHEMEAEPQS encoded by the exons ATGGCGGACGCGGAGCCTGAGGCTGAGGACGGCAGTGAggatggcggcggcggcggcggccgccggGCTCCCGCAGGCCAGAGAGGCAGCGCCGCGCGCGTGGCCCCGCTGGGCCCCGAGCAGCTGCGGCGGGTCCTGGAGCAGGTGACGAAGGCGCAGCCACCCGCgaagccgccgccgccgcccttcGTGCTGCAGGACGCGGCGCGGCGGCTGCGGGACGCGGCCCAGCAGGCCGCCCTGCAGCGGGGCCCCGGGGCCGAGCCCCCGCGCCCGCGGCGCCTGCTACCGCCGCAG cAATTGGAAGCCATCTGTGTCAAGGTTACATCTGGAGGGACGAAAGGTCAGGAAAAGCCGATGCCTGCACTGGCCACCATCCAGCCCAAGACAGCCAGGCCGAGCCAGCCGCTCGGGAGACACTGCAGCGCGCTGGGGCTCAGCGTCACCAGCTCGCAGCTGCTCGGGGCGCAGCCCCTCCTGAGCACCGGGCCACAGCCGCGTTTCCTGAGTCACTCACCTCAGCCTCCTGTTCAGGTGTTCGTCCAGAGGCCACTGCTCGCCCTCCGACCAGACCCTGCGAAGAGAGTCTTGGCCTCTGAGGCCCTGAGTGGACAAGGCACCACGTTGTCCCCTCTGTCAGCCTCTGACCCACCAGCAGGAACATCTGTTTCATCCAGTCcagcaaatttatttatttccaactCGCAAACAAAATGCACCAAGAaactaaaaaaatctttaaaagtgaAAACACGTTCTGGACGGATATCTCGACCTCCCAAGTATAAAGCTAAAGattataaattcataaaaacagaGGATTTGGCCGGTGGGCACCCCTCAGACTCTGACGACTATTCAGAACTGAGCGTGGAGGAAGATGAAGACCACAGCGGAAGGCAGGCGCTCTTTGATTTATCGAGCTGCTCTCTGAGGCCCAAAACTTTTAAGTGTCAGACCTGTGAAAAGTCATATATAGGAAAGGGGGGGCTCGCCCGGCACTTTAAGCTGAATCCAGGCCATGGCCACCTGGAGCCTGAGACGTTGCTGTCTAAGAAAGCCAATGGGAGCATGATCCTGGGCCCCACGGAGGGCAGGACCACCAGCCTGGCATCCCGGGAGCTGTCCACGCCAGCGCTTCTAAGTGAGGAAGGGGCCCGCTCAGCACGGGGTGGCCTGCAG AATGGTCAGTCTGTAGACGTTGAAGAGGCGCTGGTGTCTGAACCAAAAAATGGAAGTTTTTCAGCCCTTTTGGGATCAGAGAGACACCCCGGACCTAGAAGAAGCGGCTACTCCGTGGCCCTCCCAGAGCCCAGCGCAGCCGTCCTGGAGCAGAGTGGAGCGGTTGGCCCGCAG TTTCTCCACCAGTGTGACCGGGAGGATCTAGTGGAGTTGGCTCTGCCTCTGCTGGCTCAGGTCGTGACCGTGTCTGAATTTCTTCTGATGAAG GTTGAAAAAGGTCATCTAGCAAAACCTTTCTTCCCAGCTGTGTACAAGGAATTTGAAGAGTTGCATAAAATGGTTAAGAAAATGTGTCAAGATTACCTCCATAGCTCTGGTCCCTGTTCTCTGGAAATAAACAACAGTAAG GTTGCCGAGTCCTTAGGAATCACAGAAGAattcctgaggaaaaaagaagTACACACGGACTGCACTCCTCCCAAGCGCAGCAGCCGAGAGGACCACCCGGAGGACCTGGAGGGCGCTGGCCCGCAGAAGAGGGAGAATGAG ACCGCAGAGGACAGGCTGGCTTCGGTGAAAAGGACCAGAAGAGAAACTGTGCCCCAGGACACCACAGAGTATTCTGCCGACGGTGGAGGCCTGCAGAGGCTGGCCTCGTGTGCCCCAGCTGCCAGTGCGG GTTTTGCCCCTGGAGTGAATGGGGGAGCGTCTCACCTACCTGAAGAAAGTCCCACGATGCCGGTTTCTGAGCTCgacagcagcacagcacaggcaGGCCAGCAGCTGAAAGCATTTGCTGACTCAGCCGCTGGGAGTGGGTCTGCAGACCCTGCTCTCTTGTTTCGAGAAGCCCGTGGGCTGGGGGTTTATACTCAGTTAGGAGAACCAGGGTCTCTGGCCCAAGACCAGGTGGCAGCGTCCTCTGGGGAGAAGGCCCAGGAACACTCGTCAGAACAGGATGCTGGGGACGGCCAGGGAAGCCGGGCTCTCTGCAGCACCTCGATGGCCCTGCTGCCTGGCCGGCCTGGAAATGCAGAGGGGGGAAGCCTCCGCGAGGTGCGCGGCTCCCACCTGAGCAGCCCGCGGTCCGGCCCCGGCGAGGTCCTGCTTCTGGAGGCCGCGGCCCCGCCGCAGGAGAAAGCATGGTCCGTGGACGTCGTGCCAGCTGGCTATGCCTACGGCACCACGTCTGAGCCGGGGCCTCAACCCAGCCAGGGCGGATTGCTGGGTCCTGAAGGGGGCCTCACAGGCCACGCGGGGGACTTGGACCCATCGCCCTGCGGGACCGAGACACATGCTGACCGGAGGGAGCTGGAGGGCATCACTGCCGTCAGGGAAGCCATGGTTTTCGAAAATGCCAGTGGGGGTCCCACGTTGCCATCCCAGCGACAGGAGCAGATATTTATCCAGACTTCTGATGGGCGTATCTTGTCCCATCCAGGCTCCATAGTGTCTGGGGAGGGGGACATTGTCATAGTGACCGACACAGAGGGGCCTGCCCTGCAGCCGGGGCCCCCGGAAGGAGTTCCTCTGGAAACCATGGAGACGGAGCCCTCTCATGAAATGGAGGCAGAACCGCAGTCCTAG
- the ZNF839 gene encoding zinc finger protein 839 isoform X4: MADAEPEAEDGSEDGGGGGGRRAPAGQRGSAARVAPLGPEQLRRVLEQVTKAQPPAKPPPPPFVLQDAARRLRDAAQQAALQRGPGAEPPRPRRLLPPQQLEAICVKVTSGGTKGQEKPMPALATIQPKTARPSQPLGRHCSALGLSVTSSQLLGAQPLLSTGPQPRFLSHSPQPPVQVFVQRPLLALRPDPAKRVLASEALSGQGTTLSPLSASDPPAGTSVSSSPANLFISNSQTKCTKKLKKSLKVKTRSGRISRPPKYKAKDYKFIKTEDLAGGHPSDSDDYSELSVEEDEDHSGRQALFDLSSCSLRPKTFKCQTCEKSYIGKGGLARHFKLNPGHGHLEPETLLSKKANGSMILGPTEGRTTSLASRELSTPALLSEEGARSARGGLQNGQSVDVEEALVSEPKNGSFSALLGSERHPGPRRSGYSVALPEPSAAVLEQSGAVGPQVGVGAACAQGPARSRARLLEFLHQCDREDLVELALPLLAQVVTVSEFLLMKVEKGHLAKPFFPAVYKEFEELHKMVKKMCQDYLHSSGPCSLEINNSKVAESLGITEEFLRKKEVHTDCTPPKRSSREDHPEDLEGAGPQKRENETAEDRLASVKRTRRETVPQDTTEYSADGGGLQRLASCAPAASAGFAPGVNGGASHLPEESPTMPVSELDSSTAQAGQQLKAFADSAAGSGSADPALLFREARGLGVYTQLGEPGSLAQDQVAASSGEKAQEHSSEQDAGDGQGSRALCSTSMALLPGRPGNAEGGSLREVRGSHLSSPRSGPGEVLLLEAAAPPQEKAWSVDVVPAGYAYGTTSEPGPQPSQGGLLGPEGGLTGHAGDLDPSPCGTETHADRRELEGITAVREAMVFENASGGPTLPSQRQEQIFIQTSDGRILSHPGSIVSGEGDIVIVTDTEGPALQPGPPEGVPLETMETEPSHEMEAEPQS, from the exons ATGGCGGACGCGGAGCCTGAGGCTGAGGACGGCAGTGAggatggcggcggcggcggcggccgccggGCTCCCGCAGGCCAGAGAGGCAGCGCCGCGCGCGTGGCCCCGCTGGGCCCCGAGCAGCTGCGGCGGGTCCTGGAGCAGGTGACGAAGGCGCAGCCACCCGCgaagccgccgccgccgcccttcGTGCTGCAGGACGCGGCGCGGCGGCTGCGGGACGCGGCCCAGCAGGCCGCCCTGCAGCGGGGCCCCGGGGCCGAGCCCCCGCGCCCGCGGCGCCTGCTACCGCCGCAG cAATTGGAAGCCATCTGTGTCAAGGTTACATCTGGAGGGACGAAAGGTCAGGAAAAGCCGATGCCTGCACTGGCCACCATCCAGCCCAAGACAGCCAGGCCGAGCCAGCCGCTCGGGAGACACTGCAGCGCGCTGGGGCTCAGCGTCACCAGCTCGCAGCTGCTCGGGGCGCAGCCCCTCCTGAGCACCGGGCCACAGCCGCGTTTCCTGAGTCACTCACCTCAGCCTCCTGTTCAGGTGTTCGTCCAGAGGCCACTGCTCGCCCTCCGACCAGACCCTGCGAAGAGAGTCTTGGCCTCTGAGGCCCTGAGTGGACAAGGCACCACGTTGTCCCCTCTGTCAGCCTCTGACCCACCAGCAGGAACATCTGTTTCATCCAGTCcagcaaatttatttatttccaactCGCAAACAAAATGCACCAAGAaactaaaaaaatctttaaaagtgaAAACACGTTCTGGACGGATATCTCGACCTCCCAAGTATAAAGCTAAAGattataaattcataaaaacagaGGATTTGGCCGGTGGGCACCCCTCAGACTCTGACGACTATTCAGAACTGAGCGTGGAGGAAGATGAAGACCACAGCGGAAGGCAGGCGCTCTTTGATTTATCGAGCTGCTCTCTGAGGCCCAAAACTTTTAAGTGTCAGACCTGTGAAAAGTCATATATAGGAAAGGGGGGGCTCGCCCGGCACTTTAAGCTGAATCCAGGCCATGGCCACCTGGAGCCTGAGACGTTGCTGTCTAAGAAAGCCAATGGGAGCATGATCCTGGGCCCCACGGAGGGCAGGACCACCAGCCTGGCATCCCGGGAGCTGTCCACGCCAGCGCTTCTAAGTGAGGAAGGGGCCCGCTCAGCACGGGGTGGCCTGCAG AATGGTCAGTCTGTAGACGTTGAAGAGGCGCTGGTGTCTGAACCAAAAAATGGAAGTTTTTCAGCCCTTTTGGGATCAGAGAGACACCCCGGACCTAGAAGAAGCGGCTACTCCGTGGCCCTCCCAGAGCCCAGCGCAGCCGTCCTGGAGCAGAGTGGAGCGGTTGGCCCGCAGGTGGGCGTTGGGGCAGCGTGTGCACAGGGCCCGGCAAGGAGCAGAGCCAGGCTCCTGGAG TTTCTCCACCAGTGTGACCGGGAGGATCTAGTGGAGTTGGCTCTGCCTCTGCTGGCTCAGGTCGTGACCGTGTCTGAATTTCTTCTGATGAAG GTTGAAAAAGGTCATCTAGCAAAACCTTTCTTCCCAGCTGTGTACAAGGAATTTGAAGAGTTGCATAAAATGGTTAAGAAAATGTGTCAAGATTACCTCCATAGCTCTGGTCCCTGTTCTCTGGAAATAAACAACAGTAAG GTTGCCGAGTCCTTAGGAATCACAGAAGAattcctgaggaaaaaagaagTACACACGGACTGCACTCCTCCCAAGCGCAGCAGCCGAGAGGACCACCCGGAGGACCTGGAGGGCGCTGGCCCGCAGAAGAGGGAGAATGAG ACCGCAGAGGACAGGCTGGCTTCGGTGAAAAGGACCAGAAGAGAAACTGTGCCCCAGGACACCACAGAGTATTCTGCCGACGGTGGAGGCCTGCAGAGGCTGGCCTCGTGTGCCCCAGCTGCCAGTGCGG GTTTTGCCCCTGGAGTGAATGGGGGAGCGTCTCACCTACCTGAAGAAAGTCCCACGATGCCGGTTTCTGAGCTCgacagcagcacagcacaggcaGGCCAGCAGCTGAAAGCATTTGCTGACTCAGCCGCTGGGAGTGGGTCTGCAGACCCTGCTCTCTTGTTTCGAGAAGCCCGTGGGCTGGGGGTTTATACTCAGTTAGGAGAACCAGGGTCTCTGGCCCAAGACCAGGTGGCAGCGTCCTCTGGGGAGAAGGCCCAGGAACACTCGTCAGAACAGGATGCTGGGGACGGCCAGGGAAGCCGGGCTCTCTGCAGCACCTCGATGGCCCTGCTGCCTGGCCGGCCTGGAAATGCAGAGGGGGGAAGCCTCCGCGAGGTGCGCGGCTCCCACCTGAGCAGCCCGCGGTCCGGCCCCGGCGAGGTCCTGCTTCTGGAGGCCGCGGCCCCGCCGCAGGAGAAAGCATGGTCCGTGGACGTCGTGCCAGCTGGCTATGCCTACGGCACCACGTCTGAGCCGGGGCCTCAACCCAGCCAGGGCGGATTGCTGGGTCCTGAAGGGGGCCTCACAGGCCACGCGGGGGACTTGGACCCATCGCCCTGCGGGACCGAGACACATGCTGACCGGAGGGAGCTGGAGGGCATCACTGCCGTCAGGGAAGCCATGGTTTTCGAAAATGCCAGTGGGGGTCCCACGTTGCCATCCCAGCGACAGGAGCAGATATTTATCCAGACTTCTGATGGGCGTATCTTGTCCCATCCAGGCTCCATAGTGTCTGGGGAGGGGGACATTGTCATAGTGACCGACACAGAGGGGCCTGCCCTGCAGCCGGGGCCCCCGGAAGGAGTTCCTCTGGAAACCATGGAGACGGAGCCCTCTCATGAAATGGAGGCAGAACCGCAGTCCTAG
- the ZNF839 gene encoding zinc finger protein 839 isoform X3: protein MADAEPEAEDGSEDGGGGGGRRAPAGQRGSAARVAPLGPEQLRRVLEQVTKAQPPAKPPPPPFVLQDAARRLRDAAQQAALQRGPGAEPPRPRRLLPPQQLEAICVKVTSGGTKGQEKPMPALATIQPKTARPSQPLGRHCSALGLSVTSSQLLGAQPLLSTGPQPRFLSHSPQPPVQVFVQRPLLALRPDPAKRVLASEALSGQGTTLSPLSASDPPAGTSVSSSPANLFISNSQTKCTKKLKKSLKVKTRSGRISRPPKYKAKDYKFIKTEDLAGGHPSDSDDYSELSVEEDEDHSGRQALFDLSSCSLRPKTFKCQTCEKSYIGKGGLARHFKLNPGHGHLEPETLLSKKANGSMILGPTEGRTTSLASRELSTPALLSEEGARSARGGLQNGQSVDVEEALVSEPKNGSFSALLGSERHPGPRRSGYSVALPEPSAAVLEQSGAVGPQVGVGAACAQGPARSRARLLEVAESLGITEEFLRKKEVHTDCTPPKRSSREDHPEDLEGAGPQKRENETAEDRLASVKRTRRETVPQDTTEYSADGGGLQRLASCAPAASAGFAPGVNGGASHLPEESPTMPVSELDSSTAQAGQQLKAFADSAAGSGSADPALLFREARGLGVYTQLGEPGSLAQDQVAASSGEKAQEHSSEQDAGDGQGSRALCSTSMALLPGRPGNAEGGSLREVRGSHLSSPRSGPGEVLLLEAAAPPQEKAWSVDVVPAGYAYGTTSEPGPQPSQGGLLGPEGGLTGHAGDLDPSPCGTETHADRRELEGITAVREAMVFENASGGPTLPSQRQEQIFIQTSDGRILSHPGSIVSGEGDIVIVTDTEGPALQPGPPEGVPLETMETEPSHEMEAEPQS, encoded by the exons ATGGCGGACGCGGAGCCTGAGGCTGAGGACGGCAGTGAggatggcggcggcggcggcggccgccggGCTCCCGCAGGCCAGAGAGGCAGCGCCGCGCGCGTGGCCCCGCTGGGCCCCGAGCAGCTGCGGCGGGTCCTGGAGCAGGTGACGAAGGCGCAGCCACCCGCgaagccgccgccgccgcccttcGTGCTGCAGGACGCGGCGCGGCGGCTGCGGGACGCGGCCCAGCAGGCCGCCCTGCAGCGGGGCCCCGGGGCCGAGCCCCCGCGCCCGCGGCGCCTGCTACCGCCGCAG cAATTGGAAGCCATCTGTGTCAAGGTTACATCTGGAGGGACGAAAGGTCAGGAAAAGCCGATGCCTGCACTGGCCACCATCCAGCCCAAGACAGCCAGGCCGAGCCAGCCGCTCGGGAGACACTGCAGCGCGCTGGGGCTCAGCGTCACCAGCTCGCAGCTGCTCGGGGCGCAGCCCCTCCTGAGCACCGGGCCACAGCCGCGTTTCCTGAGTCACTCACCTCAGCCTCCTGTTCAGGTGTTCGTCCAGAGGCCACTGCTCGCCCTCCGACCAGACCCTGCGAAGAGAGTCTTGGCCTCTGAGGCCCTGAGTGGACAAGGCACCACGTTGTCCCCTCTGTCAGCCTCTGACCCACCAGCAGGAACATCTGTTTCATCCAGTCcagcaaatttatttatttccaactCGCAAACAAAATGCACCAAGAaactaaaaaaatctttaaaagtgaAAACACGTTCTGGACGGATATCTCGACCTCCCAAGTATAAAGCTAAAGattataaattcataaaaacagaGGATTTGGCCGGTGGGCACCCCTCAGACTCTGACGACTATTCAGAACTGAGCGTGGAGGAAGATGAAGACCACAGCGGAAGGCAGGCGCTCTTTGATTTATCGAGCTGCTCTCTGAGGCCCAAAACTTTTAAGTGTCAGACCTGTGAAAAGTCATATATAGGAAAGGGGGGGCTCGCCCGGCACTTTAAGCTGAATCCAGGCCATGGCCACCTGGAGCCTGAGACGTTGCTGTCTAAGAAAGCCAATGGGAGCATGATCCTGGGCCCCACGGAGGGCAGGACCACCAGCCTGGCATCCCGGGAGCTGTCCACGCCAGCGCTTCTAAGTGAGGAAGGGGCCCGCTCAGCACGGGGTGGCCTGCAG AATGGTCAGTCTGTAGACGTTGAAGAGGCGCTGGTGTCTGAACCAAAAAATGGAAGTTTTTCAGCCCTTTTGGGATCAGAGAGACACCCCGGACCTAGAAGAAGCGGCTACTCCGTGGCCCTCCCAGAGCCCAGCGCAGCCGTCCTGGAGCAGAGTGGAGCGGTTGGCCCGCAGGTGGGCGTTGGGGCAGCGTGTGCACAGGGCCCGGCAAGGAGCAGAGCCAGGCTCCTGGAG GTTGCCGAGTCCTTAGGAATCACAGAAGAattcctgaggaaaaaagaagTACACACGGACTGCACTCCTCCCAAGCGCAGCAGCCGAGAGGACCACCCGGAGGACCTGGAGGGCGCTGGCCCGCAGAAGAGGGAGAATGAG ACCGCAGAGGACAGGCTGGCTTCGGTGAAAAGGACCAGAAGAGAAACTGTGCCCCAGGACACCACAGAGTATTCTGCCGACGGTGGAGGCCTGCAGAGGCTGGCCTCGTGTGCCCCAGCTGCCAGTGCGG GTTTTGCCCCTGGAGTGAATGGGGGAGCGTCTCACCTACCTGAAGAAAGTCCCACGATGCCGGTTTCTGAGCTCgacagcagcacagcacaggcaGGCCAGCAGCTGAAAGCATTTGCTGACTCAGCCGCTGGGAGTGGGTCTGCAGACCCTGCTCTCTTGTTTCGAGAAGCCCGTGGGCTGGGGGTTTATACTCAGTTAGGAGAACCAGGGTCTCTGGCCCAAGACCAGGTGGCAGCGTCCTCTGGGGAGAAGGCCCAGGAACACTCGTCAGAACAGGATGCTGGGGACGGCCAGGGAAGCCGGGCTCTCTGCAGCACCTCGATGGCCCTGCTGCCTGGCCGGCCTGGAAATGCAGAGGGGGGAAGCCTCCGCGAGGTGCGCGGCTCCCACCTGAGCAGCCCGCGGTCCGGCCCCGGCGAGGTCCTGCTTCTGGAGGCCGCGGCCCCGCCGCAGGAGAAAGCATGGTCCGTGGACGTCGTGCCAGCTGGCTATGCCTACGGCACCACGTCTGAGCCGGGGCCTCAACCCAGCCAGGGCGGATTGCTGGGTCCTGAAGGGGGCCTCACAGGCCACGCGGGGGACTTGGACCCATCGCCCTGCGGGACCGAGACACATGCTGACCGGAGGGAGCTGGAGGGCATCACTGCCGTCAGGGAAGCCATGGTTTTCGAAAATGCCAGTGGGGGTCCCACGTTGCCATCCCAGCGACAGGAGCAGATATTTATCCAGACTTCTGATGGGCGTATCTTGTCCCATCCAGGCTCCATAGTGTCTGGGGAGGGGGACATTGTCATAGTGACCGACACAGAGGGGCCTGCCCTGCAGCCGGGGCCCCCGGAAGGAGTTCCTCTGGAAACCATGGAGACGGAGCCCTCTCATGAAATGGAGGCAGAACCGCAGTCCTAG